The region GATACGCGGTGAGATCGATTTTCGCGACATCGGAAAAGGGTTGAGTGCCTATCCATTTGTTCTCATAGTCGAGCAGGGCAAACACGAAAAACTCCTTTACGATCACATCAAATCCCACGGCAAAGATGTTCAATGGCAAACCAAGCTTCAGGATTTCGCGCAAACCGACAGCGGCGTTACGGCAACCGTAATAAATTCAGCCGGCGAGACCGATACGATCGAAGCCAAATATTTAATAGCCTGTGACGGAGCGAAGAGCCTCGTTCGTCATTCGCTTGGATTGACATTTACGGGCAGCACATTCGAGCGTATGTTTTACGTTGCGGATGTCGAACTTGATTGGCAATACGGCAGCGGCGGACTGTTTGCATTTCTGATGAGAAACAATCTGCTGGTCGTTTTTACAATGAACGGCGACAAACGATACCGGATTGTCGGCACATTTCCCGAGGAATTTTCTAAAGACGAGGGCGATGTGCTTTACGAAGAGATCGAAGCGCAGATCAGGAAAGATGCCGAGATAGATTTTGAAATTACTAATGTAAATTGGTTTTCGACTTATAAAGTGCACACTCGGCACGTTGATAAATTCTTGGTTGGACGTGTCTTCGTCGTCGGAGATTCGGCGCATATACACTCGCCAGCCGGTGCTCAGGGCATGAACACTGGAATTCAGGACGGCTACAATTTGGCGTGGAAACTGGCTTTGGTTTTGCATGGACGAGCGAGCGGTGAACTTCTTAACACTTACAACCAAGAGCGGTTGCCGAACGCCGAAAATTTGACCCGCACAACGGATCGCTTCTTTGGCCTGATCGCGGATCCCGACCCGCTGCTGACGTTTGTGCGAATGAGTGTATTTCCGTACGCTGCTAAATTTTTGTCGGGGCTCAGGGCTGTTCGACGGTTCATTTTTCCGAGACTTTCGCAGATAGCCATCAATTATCGGGCTAGCAACCTTAGCCGAAATTCAGGAACGTTTAAGATCAAAGCTGGCGACAGGATGCCGTACTTTCAAGTGTATAATCAGAGCATTTACGACCGGATGAACGAGCCGAAGTTTCATCTGCTCGCCTTTGGCGGAGATGGATTTGCCGGAGTTGGCGATGAACTGAAAGATCTTGTCGATGTACGCAATTTGGCTCTAACTACCGAGGTCGCGGAGATTTTTGGAAACGACAAACCGTTCATCCTACTTGTCCGGCCCGATAATTATGTTGGAATGATCTCAAGTAATGTTTCCTTTGAAATAGTAAGTGGGTATCTGGCTGATATTCTTGGCCAATAGCATCACAAGTGCTGTTTCTGTGTAGGCGAGAGGATTCACCTCAACAAAGAAGTAAACAATGCGGATCAACGAGAGAGTCCTTAAGCTAAACGACAAACAGCCCAACCCTAAAGCTCGTTATGTACTCTACTGGATGCAGATGTATAAGCGCGTGGAAAACAACCATGCACTTATTTATGCCATCCGACAAACCAATGAACTAAAATTGCCGCTCGTAGTTTACGAAGGATTGAAATATTATTATCCTTGGGCTTCGGACCGAGTACATACTTTTATTCTCGAAGGCGTTGAAGAAAACCGGCTTGAGTTCGAACGGCTCGGCATTCGATACATCTTCTATTTGCAAACAGATAAAGACGCTCCAATGCAGACGGTCGCAAAACTTGCAAAGGACGCAGCAGTGATCGTGACGGACGATTATCCGTGCTTTATTATTCCAGAACACAATCGACGCATCGCGGAAAAAGCGGATATTCCTGTTTATGCAGTCGATTCAAACGGCATCATTCCGATGTCAAAATTCGAAAAAGAAGAATACGCCGCTTACACGATCAGGCCGAAGATCAATAAGCTGCTCGACCAGTATCTCAAGCCGCTCGCAAATGAAACTGTTGACACTCCGAGTCTTGGCATCAAGGTAGATTGTCCCGAAACCGAAGTAGCTGTTGATAATATCTCCGACCTAGTCACGTCATGCGATATCGATCACAGCGTCGCACCGAGCACTCATTATCGTGGCGGCACAGCAAACGGACGCGCTCGTCTAAAGAATTTTGTCAGCAAAATATTGCCTGATTACGATAAAGCGCGAAGCAAGCCTGATCGTGACGGTTCTTCGCGTTTGTCTTCGTATCTTCATTTTGGTTTCCTGTCGCCGCTTGAGATCGCACTGACCGTGCAGGACGCGGACGCTCCGCAAGAATCGAAGGACGCATATCTCGAAGAACTGATCGTTCGCCGTGAGCTTTCGTTCAACATGACGCGGCACAATCCGAATTACGATTCATTGGCCGCACTTCCCGCGTGGGTTCAAAAAACAATGCGCGAACACGCCGATGACGAGCGGCAATATGTATATTCGCTTGAGCAACTGGAAGCCGGCGATACGCACGACGATCTTTGGAATGCCGCGCAACGCGAAATGGTCGTGACCGGCGAGATGCACAATTATGTCCGTATGCTGTGGGGAAAAAATGTGATCGCATGGTCGCCTAGTTACGAGGTCGCTTTCGAAACGCTGGTCCATCTCAACAACAAATACTGTCTCGACGGACGCGATCCAAATTCATACGCGGGCATCCTGTGGTGCTTTGGCAAACATGACAGGGCTTGGTTCGAAAGACCGGTCTTTGGCCTGATCCGCTACATGGCAAGTCACAGCACTGGAAAGAAATTCGATTCAAAAAAATATATTGAATGGACGCAAAGACTGGCAAATGATGCTCCGTCCGTTCAAGAAGATCTGTTTTCTTAGGCCGCTAACAAAGGAATCCAATTTTTGCTCCAGTCAAATTGCTCCAATCCTGAAAATCGTTTTTTGTAATCATAAAAAGACTCTCCTTCATAAGCGTAACCGTGATAGTAAAATGTTTTACCGTTTTCTATCGCATATTCGATCTCTTTGAGCATTGTAAAAATACCGAGGCTGCGTGATGTTTTTTCGGGATCAAAGATCGCATAGATGC is a window of Chloracidobacterium sp. DNA encoding:
- a CDS encoding FAD-dependent monooxygenase, with product MKTDVLIVGAGPTGLALACQLIRYGVDFVIIDKKETITPYSKAIGVQARTLEIYEQIGLADKLVSIGAKAEGAKLFVGGEIRGEIDFRDIGKGLSAYPFVLIVEQGKHEKLLYDHIKSHGKDVQWQTKLQDFAQTDSGVTATVINSAGETDTIEAKYLIACDGAKSLVRHSLGLTFTGSTFERMFYVADVELDWQYGSGGLFAFLMRNNLLVVFTMNGDKRYRIVGTFPEEFSKDEGDVLYEEIEAQIRKDAEIDFEITNVNWFSTYKVHTRHVDKFLVGRVFVVGDSAHIHSPAGAQGMNTGIQDGYNLAWKLALVLHGRASGELLNTYNQERLPNAENLTRTTDRFFGLIADPDPLLTFVRMSVFPYAAKFLSGLRAVRRFIFPRLSQIAINYRASNLSRNSGTFKIKAGDRMPYFQVYNQSIYDRMNEPKFHLLAFGGDGFAGVGDELKDLVDVRNLALTTEVAEIFGNDKPFILLVRPDNYVGMISSNVSFEIVSGYLADILGQ
- a CDS encoding deoxyribodipyrimidine photo-lyase; this translates as MRINERVLKLNDKQPNPKARYVLYWMQMYKRVENNHALIYAIRQTNELKLPLVVYEGLKYYYPWASDRVHTFILEGVEENRLEFERLGIRYIFYLQTDKDAPMQTVAKLAKDAAVIVTDDYPCFIIPEHNRRIAEKADIPVYAVDSNGIIPMSKFEKEEYAAYTIRPKINKLLDQYLKPLANETVDTPSLGIKVDCPETEVAVDNISDLVTSCDIDHSVAPSTHYRGGTANGRARLKNFVSKILPDYDKARSKPDRDGSSRLSSYLHFGFLSPLEIALTVQDADAPQESKDAYLEELIVRRELSFNMTRHNPNYDSLAALPAWVQKTMREHADDERQYVYSLEQLEAGDTHDDLWNAAQREMVVTGEMHNYVRMLWGKNVIAWSPSYEVAFETLVHLNNKYCLDGRDPNSYAGILWCFGKHDRAWFERPVFGLIRYMASHSTGKKFDSKKYIEWTQRLANDAPSVQEDLFS